The sequence below is a genomic window from Octopus sinensis unplaced genomic scaffold, ASM634580v1 Contig09387, whole genome shotgun sequence.
GGCTAAccttaataacaaatataaatacattcaataaAGAGTAATACGTGTCTGCACATGCGGTCACTCTTTTTTGTGTCGTCAAGTCTCTTCTTCATTATTCTCGTCTTCGGTGAATaaacttaataaatatttaaatttattcagaAGTAGGATTAGGCAGACAGGAAGAATCCAAGTCGATCGAGAGACCAATCCCTCCTCCATCTACTGGAACAATGAGCGAACCAAGGTTTGATTTCTTCAGGTAATAGTCAAAGTACTAATTACGATCTTGGAAGTCTTGCTGACCTGAGCAAGtcaggccagtcgatgcagtttGATGCCCACGTGGAACGAATAATGTATTTGATTATCAATTCACTATATCGCAACAAAGAGGCAAATTTGTGGAAATTAGACATTTAGGTCTTCTTCAGAGAACTAATCTCTAATGCTTCTGATGCCCTGGACAAGATCAGATTTCTCTCTTTGAAAGAACCACAAGTGCTTGAGGGAAACACTGAAATGGCAATTTACATCAAAGTTTTCCCcgctataataataaaataggccGATCCCGAGGCTGGAACTTTGGAAATAAGAGACACAGGAATTGGGATGACTAAGGAAGACCTCATAAAACATTTGGGAACCATTGCCGACTCTGGAACTTCAGagtttttcaaaaaatttgaaaattctgaCACTGAGGGCCAAAATGACTTAATTGGAAAATTTGGGGTCGGATTTTACTCTTCTTTCCTCGTTTCTGAGAAAGTGGCGGTCATCTCGAAACACAACGACGACCAACAGTACATTTGGACATCTGACGCCTCCTCATACACCGTGGTCCCCGATCCGAGTGGGAATACTTTGGGACGAGGAACTAAAATTATTCTATTCCTCCGTGAGGAAAGTCGTGAGTTCCTTGAAGTCTTCAAATTGGATTCGATGTGTAGAAAGTTCTCTCAATTCTTGTCTTTTCCGATATATTTACGCGACAAAAAAAACGTGTACGATTCGGATGAGTCTGAAAACAAGGAACCGAGGACCGAAGAATATTGGAAACATGTCAACACGGTAAAACCTCTTTGGCAAAGAAAGTTTGTCCCCCACAAATTATTTAAGTCCGAGTGAAGTAGAGGAGAGTGAATACAACGAATTCTACCAGCATTTGACAAAAGATAGCAGCCCTGTCATGTTCTACAGTCACTTTAAGGCAGAGGGGGATGTCAGCTTTTCGGCAATGATCTTTGTCCCTTCCAAGCTTGTGCTTGAAAACTTGCCAAAGAACAATGTTAGAGTTTGTACATTTGGTGGTTGATCTTAAGTTATATGTTCGCCGTgtttttatttcagacattttcaATGATAATGAGTTTATGCCTTCATATTTGCGTTTTCTTGTCATTTTGATCGATTCTGACGATCTCCCACTCAACGTCTCTCGTGATCAATTGCAGGAGAGCAACTTGCTCAAAATAATCCGAaagaaaataatcagaaaatttattgaaactgTTTCCAAACTCCCAGAAGAAAAAAGACAGGAGTTTTGGAAGGAATATGGAATTCagtagcttttgttgttttttatttcagAATTAAAATGGGAATTAATGAAGACACTGGAAACAGAAATCGGCTTGCAAAAATAACTCATTTCTACTCTTCAATCTCGAACGAGACGATGACAACCCTGGATGACTATGTGGACAGAATGGATCCGAAACAACCCGCAATTTACTACATTGGCGGAGATTCCCTCCAAACTGTCCAAAAGTCCCCATTCGTGGAACGACTTATGCGGAGGAATTATGAGATACTATATTTGTTGGATCCCGTGGATGAATATGCAGTGGGGCATCTGACGGAACACAAGGGAAAAAGATTCCAGAATATTGCTAAAGGAGATATTGAGATATCTGAGTCGGATCAAGTCGCCGAGCGCAGAGCACAGTTGGAAGTCGAGTATAAGGAATTTGGAGACAGAATTAAGTCAATTCTTAACGTCTTGATTTCCAAAGTGAAATTGTCACACCGATTGGTCAATACGTCGTGTGTGGTTGTGGCCGACACAGACGGACTGACTGGAAATATGGAGAGGATAATGACGGCACAGACCGCTCACAGGGCTCAGGATCCAACTGCCAGGTGAGAGACAAGGATTGAGGATTGGTAGATATTATATGCAAATGAAAAAGATTTTGGAAATAAATCCATATAGCTCACTTGTCAAGAAGTTGAAGAGTGACTTTGATGTACTTGGTGTTGATAATTTGTAGGTTCATGGTGGTAATGATACCGAGTGGGTGGACACTCTAAAGTTTTTTTATCAGATCTGCATGATGAGGTCTCAATATACCCCGCGTGATTCGATTGGATT
It includes:
- the LOC115228092 gene encoding endoplasmin-like; this encodes MTKEDLIKHLGTIADSGTSEFFKKFENSDTEGQNDLIGKFGVGFYSSFLVSEKVAVISKHNDDQQYIWTSDASSYTVVPDPSGNTLGRGTKIILFLREESREFLEVFKLDSMCRKFSQFLSFPIYLRDKKNVYDSDESENKEPRTEEYWKHVNTVKPLWQRKFVPHKLFKSE
- the LOC115228088 gene encoding endoplasmin-like, which codes for MGINEDTGNRNRLAKITHFYSSISNETMTTLDDYVDRMDPKQPAIYYIGGDSLQTVQKSPFVERLMRRNYEILYLLDPVDEYAVGHLTEHKGKRFQNIAKGDIEISESDQVAERRAQLEVEYKEFGDRIKSILNVLISKVKLSHRLVNTSCVVVADTDGLTGNMERIMTAQTAHRAQDPTAR